A stretch of the Notamacropus eugenii isolate mMacEug1 chromosome 2, mMacEug1.pri_v2, whole genome shotgun sequence genome encodes the following:
- the ADAM15 gene encoding disintegrin and metalloproteinase domain-containing protein 15 isoform X8 gives MRLALLWALGLLGAGSPMPSGPLLDTGQMREQLRLPEGLPRGYPEPQVFQGNLTLNLSEALQDRLPEKLQISLELEGKSHILELQQNGELIPDTPTLVWYQPDGTQVVNEGDTLENCCYQGTVQDHPDSWVSVCICSGLRGLVVLSPEKVYTLDPRSSGVTHISKIEDIHLTGGTCALNPGSHMFIQAQSEVKLGLHHLYRSKRDVVSETKFVELVIVADHEEVQRYPDLHQLQTRMLEVANQVDAFFRPLNVRVALVGVEVWNQKNMITMDRDASITLERFLRWRQTELLPRLQHDSAQLVTKSLFLNSAVGMAVQNSICSPSLSGGVNVDHSVSILGVASTMAHELGHSLGLAHDPPGGNCPCPGQPPAKSCIMEAATAFLPGLSFSSCSKEALEKALLRGAGGCLFSRPPRLAPRPPRCGNLFVEPGEQCDCGFWEECSDPCCNASSCQLMPGAQCASDGLCCQDCQLRPVGWLCRPVRGDCDLPEFCSGDSAQCPLDVSLGDGEPCAGGKAVCAAGHCASYIAQCQALWGPGARPATAFCLQAANTRGDSFGNCGKQYNGSYVPCAHRDASCGQLQCQGGSVHPLLGTAQDTLTETIEANGTRQTCRWTHLDLGSDVAQPFLALMGTACAPGQVCIDQQCQSVKLLGAEECRSKCHGHGVCNSNGHCHCDQGWAPPDCSNQGFGGSVDSGALGQQPKANGSLTTGLLLSLLLLALLMLLGACYWHRTHLRQRLCQFKGTSSQYRASPSGPPERPGPPQRTQATELQLMPSTKAALTDRPNPPTRPLPADPVVRSPQSQGPAKPPPPRKPLPSYPQGRLLSGERPDEDSSVPLVVPSRPAPPPPTASGAALRV, from the exons ATGCGGCTGGCGCTGCTCTGGGCACTGGGGCTCCTGGGCGCCGGGAGTCCTATGCCCTCGGGGCCCCTCTTGGACACAG GTCAAATGAGGGAGCAACTCCGGCTGCCAGAGGGGCTGCCTAGAGGGTACCCAGAGCCGCAGGTTTTTCAGGGCAACCTCACTCTCAATCTCTCAGAAGCACTCCAG GACAGGCTTCCTGAGAAATTACAGATCAGTCTAGAGCTGGAGGGTAAGAGCCACATCTTGGAGCTGCAACAGAATGG GGAGCTGATCCCAGACACCCCAACCCTTGTGTGGTACCAGCCTGATGGCACCCAAGTGGTAAATGAGGGAGACACTCTG GAGAATTGTTGCTACCAAGGGACAGTACAAGACCACCCAGACTCCTGGGTGTCTGTTTGCATTTGCTCTGGACTCAG AGGGCTGGTTGTCCTATCTCCAGAGAAAGTATATACCTTAGATCCCAGGTCATCGGGAGTTACCCATATCTCCAAGATAGAAGATATTCACCTGACAGGAGGCACTTGTGCCCTGAACCCAGGATCCCATATGTTCATCCAGGCACAGTCAGAGGTCAAGCTGGGTCTGCATCATCTATATCGG aGTAAACGAGATGTGGTATCAGAGACAAAGTTTGTGGAGCTGGTGATTGTGGCTGACCATGAGGAG GTGCAGAGATACCCAGACCTCCACCAACTACAGACCCGTATGCTAGAAGTGGCTAACCAAGTAGATGCG TTCTTTAGGCCCCTGAATGTACGGGTGGCATTGGTGGGCGTGGAAGTCTGGAACCAGAAAAATATGATCACAATGGACAGAGATGCAAGCATCACCCTGGAACGCTTTCTCCGCTGGCGTCAGACAGAGCTGCTCCCTCGACTACAGCATGACAGTGCCCAGCTGGTCAC GAAGAGCCTGTTTCTGAACTCTGCAGTGGGTATGGCGGTACAGAACTCCATCTGCTCTCCAAGCCTCTCAGGGGGTGTGAATGTG GACCATTCAGTGAGCATTCTAGGTGTGGCATCCACCATGGCCCATGAGCTGGGACACAGCCTGGGCCTTGCACATGACCCCCCAGGAGGTAACTGCCCATGTCCAGGCCAGCCTCCTGCTAAGAGCTGTATCATGGAGGCTGCCACAGC aTTCCTGCCTGGTCTGAGTTTTAGCAGCTGCAGCAAAGAAGCTTTGGAAAAGGCACTTCTGAGGGGAGCAGGTGGTTGCCTCTTTTCTCGGCCACCTCGGCTGGCCCCTCGCCCTCCTCGATGTGGGAACCTATTTGTGGAGCCTGGCGAGCAGTGTGACTGTGGCTTCTGGGAG GAGTGTTCTGATCCCTGCTGTAATGCCTCCAGCTGCCAGCTGATGCCTGGGGCTCAATGTGCTTCAGATGGTCTCTGTTGTCAAGATTGCCAG TTGCGCCCAGTGGGATGGTTATGCCGCCCAGTTCGGGGGGACTGTGACCTGCCTGAGTTTTGCTCAGGGGACAGCGCCCAGTGTCCTTTAGATGTCAGCCTGGGGGATGGTGAACCCTGTGCAGGGGGCAAAGCTGTCTGTGCTGCTGGGCACTGTGCTTCTTACATTGCCCAGTGCCAGGCACTCTGGGGTCCTGGTGCCCGCCCTGCAACTGCTTTCTGTCTCCAAGCTGCCAACACACGAGGAGATAGCTTTGGGAACTGTGGGAAACAGTACAATGGCAGTTATGTGCCATGTGCCCATCG AGATGCCAGCTGTGGGCAACTCCAATGCCAAGGTGGTAGTGTCCACCCTCTATTGGGCACTGCTCAAGATACTCTCACAGAGACCATTGAGGCCAATGGAACACGCCAGACCTGCCGATGGACACATCTAGACCTGGGCAGTGATGTGGCCCAGCCCTTTCTGGCCCTAATGGGCACTGCTTGTGCCCCTGGCCAG GTATGCATTGACCAGCAATGTCAGTCAGTGAAACTTCTGGGGGCAGAGGAATGTCGGAGCAAGTGCCATGGGCATGGg GTCTGCAACAGCAATGGACATTGCCACTGTGACCAGGGCTGGGCACCACCTGATTGCTCcaaccaaggctttgggggcagTGTGGACAGTGGGGCTCTGGGCCAGCAGCCAAAAG CAAATGGGAGCCTGACTACAGGATTGCTCCTCAGTCTCCTCCTTCTGGCCCTGTTGATGCTTCTTGGAGCTTGCTATTGGCACCGTACCCATCTGCGCCAGAGACTCTGCCAGTTTAAGGGAACCAGTTCCCAATATAG GGCATCCCCATCTGGTCCCCCTGAGCGTCCAGGTCCACCTCAGAGAACTCAGGCAACAGAACTCCAGCTGATGCCTAGCACCAAG GCTGCACTGACTGATCGACCCAATCCCCCCACCCGTCCGCTACCCGCCGACCCGGTGGTGAGGAGCCCACAG TCTCAGGGGCCTGCtaagcccccacctcccaggaaGCCGCTGCCCTCCTACCCCCAGGGACGGCTTCTCTCAGGTGAAAGGCCCGATGAAGACAGCTCGGTGCCACTGGTCGTGCCCTCTAG ACCAGCACCTCCTCCCCCTACGGCCTCTGGGGCAGCTCTACGCGTCTGA
- the ADAM15 gene encoding disintegrin and metalloproteinase domain-containing protein 15 isoform X11, with protein MRLALLWALGLLGAGSPMPSGPLLDTGQMREQLRLPEGLPRGYPEPQVFQGNLTLNLSEALQDRLPEKLQISLELEGKSHILELQQNGELIPDTPTLVWYQPDGTQVVNEGDTLENCCYQGTVQDHPDSWVSVCICSGLRGLVVLSPEKVYTLDPRSSGVTHISKIEDIHLTGGTCALNPGSHMFIQAQSEVKLGLHHLYRSKRDVVSETKFVELVIVADHEEVQRYPDLHQLQTRMLEVANQVDAFFRPLNVRVALVGVEVWNQKNMITMDRDASITLERFLRWRQTELLPRLQHDSAQLVTKSLFLNSAVGMAVQNSICSPSLSGGVNVDHSVSILGVASTMAHELGHSLGLAHDPPGGNCPCPGQPPAKSCIMEAATAFLPGLSFSSCSKEALEKALLRGAGGCLFSRPPRLAPRPPRCGNLFVEPGEQCDCGFWEECSDPCCNASSCQLMPGAQCASDGLCCQDCQLRPVGWLCRPVRGDCDLPEFCSGDSAQCPLDVSLGDGEPCAGGKAVCAAGHCASYIAQCQALWGPGARPATAFCLQAANTRGDSFGNCGKQYNGSYVPCAHRDASCGQLQCQGGSVHPLLGTAQDTLTETIEANGTRQTCRWTHLDLGSDVAQPFLALMGTACAPGQVCIDQQCQSVKLLGAEECRSKCHGHGVCNSNGHCHCDQGWAPPDCSNQGFGGSVDSGALGQQPKANGSLTTGLLLSLLLLALLMLLGACYWHRTHLRQRLCQFKGTSSQYRDTAVAHVRFLHGGVCANGYRASPSGPPERPGPPQRTQATELQLMPSTKGPAKPPPPRKPLPSYPQGRLLSGERPDEDSSVPLVVPSRPAPPPPTASGAALRV; from the exons ATGCGGCTGGCGCTGCTCTGGGCACTGGGGCTCCTGGGCGCCGGGAGTCCTATGCCCTCGGGGCCCCTCTTGGACACAG GTCAAATGAGGGAGCAACTCCGGCTGCCAGAGGGGCTGCCTAGAGGGTACCCAGAGCCGCAGGTTTTTCAGGGCAACCTCACTCTCAATCTCTCAGAAGCACTCCAG GACAGGCTTCCTGAGAAATTACAGATCAGTCTAGAGCTGGAGGGTAAGAGCCACATCTTGGAGCTGCAACAGAATGG GGAGCTGATCCCAGACACCCCAACCCTTGTGTGGTACCAGCCTGATGGCACCCAAGTGGTAAATGAGGGAGACACTCTG GAGAATTGTTGCTACCAAGGGACAGTACAAGACCACCCAGACTCCTGGGTGTCTGTTTGCATTTGCTCTGGACTCAG AGGGCTGGTTGTCCTATCTCCAGAGAAAGTATATACCTTAGATCCCAGGTCATCGGGAGTTACCCATATCTCCAAGATAGAAGATATTCACCTGACAGGAGGCACTTGTGCCCTGAACCCAGGATCCCATATGTTCATCCAGGCACAGTCAGAGGTCAAGCTGGGTCTGCATCATCTATATCGG aGTAAACGAGATGTGGTATCAGAGACAAAGTTTGTGGAGCTGGTGATTGTGGCTGACCATGAGGAG GTGCAGAGATACCCAGACCTCCACCAACTACAGACCCGTATGCTAGAAGTGGCTAACCAAGTAGATGCG TTCTTTAGGCCCCTGAATGTACGGGTGGCATTGGTGGGCGTGGAAGTCTGGAACCAGAAAAATATGATCACAATGGACAGAGATGCAAGCATCACCCTGGAACGCTTTCTCCGCTGGCGTCAGACAGAGCTGCTCCCTCGACTACAGCATGACAGTGCCCAGCTGGTCAC GAAGAGCCTGTTTCTGAACTCTGCAGTGGGTATGGCGGTACAGAACTCCATCTGCTCTCCAAGCCTCTCAGGGGGTGTGAATGTG GACCATTCAGTGAGCATTCTAGGTGTGGCATCCACCATGGCCCATGAGCTGGGACACAGCCTGGGCCTTGCACATGACCCCCCAGGAGGTAACTGCCCATGTCCAGGCCAGCCTCCTGCTAAGAGCTGTATCATGGAGGCTGCCACAGC aTTCCTGCCTGGTCTGAGTTTTAGCAGCTGCAGCAAAGAAGCTTTGGAAAAGGCACTTCTGAGGGGAGCAGGTGGTTGCCTCTTTTCTCGGCCACCTCGGCTGGCCCCTCGCCCTCCTCGATGTGGGAACCTATTTGTGGAGCCTGGCGAGCAGTGTGACTGTGGCTTCTGGGAG GAGTGTTCTGATCCCTGCTGTAATGCCTCCAGCTGCCAGCTGATGCCTGGGGCTCAATGTGCTTCAGATGGTCTCTGTTGTCAAGATTGCCAG TTGCGCCCAGTGGGATGGTTATGCCGCCCAGTTCGGGGGGACTGTGACCTGCCTGAGTTTTGCTCAGGGGACAGCGCCCAGTGTCCTTTAGATGTCAGCCTGGGGGATGGTGAACCCTGTGCAGGGGGCAAAGCTGTCTGTGCTGCTGGGCACTGTGCTTCTTACATTGCCCAGTGCCAGGCACTCTGGGGTCCTGGTGCCCGCCCTGCAACTGCTTTCTGTCTCCAAGCTGCCAACACACGAGGAGATAGCTTTGGGAACTGTGGGAAACAGTACAATGGCAGTTATGTGCCATGTGCCCATCG AGATGCCAGCTGTGGGCAACTCCAATGCCAAGGTGGTAGTGTCCACCCTCTATTGGGCACTGCTCAAGATACTCTCACAGAGACCATTGAGGCCAATGGAACACGCCAGACCTGCCGATGGACACATCTAGACCTGGGCAGTGATGTGGCCCAGCCCTTTCTGGCCCTAATGGGCACTGCTTGTGCCCCTGGCCAG GTATGCATTGACCAGCAATGTCAGTCAGTGAAACTTCTGGGGGCAGAGGAATGTCGGAGCAAGTGCCATGGGCATGGg GTCTGCAACAGCAATGGACATTGCCACTGTGACCAGGGCTGGGCACCACCTGATTGCTCcaaccaaggctttgggggcagTGTGGACAGTGGGGCTCTGGGCCAGCAGCCAAAAG CAAATGGGAGCCTGACTACAGGATTGCTCCTCAGTCTCCTCCTTCTGGCCCTGTTGATGCTTCTTGGAGCTTGCTATTGGCACCGTACCCATCTGCGCCAGAGACTCTGCCAGTTTAAGGGAACCAGTTCCCAATATAG GGACACTGCTGTGGCCCATGTTCGATTTCTCCATGGGGGTGTCTGTGCCAATGGCTACAG GGCATCCCCATCTGGTCCCCCTGAGCGTCCAGGTCCACCTCAGAGAACTCAGGCAACAGAACTCCAGCTGATGCCTAGCACCAAG GGGCCTGCtaagcccccacctcccaggaaGCCGCTGCCCTCCTACCCCCAGGGACGGCTTCTCTCAGGTGAAAGGCCCGATGAAGACAGCTCGGTGCCACTGGTCGTGCCCTCTAG ACCAGCACCTCCTCCCCCTACGGCCTCTGGGGCAGCTCTACGCGTCTGA
- the ADAM15 gene encoding disintegrin and metalloproteinase domain-containing protein 15 isoform X9, producing MRLALLWALGLLGAGSPMPSGPLLDTGQMREQLRLPEGLPRGYPEPQVFQGNLTLNLSEALQDRLPEKLQISLELEGKSHILELQQNGELIPDTPTLVWYQPDGTQVVNEGDTLENCCYQGTVQDHPDSWVSVCICSGLRGLVVLSPEKVYTLDPRSSGVTHISKIEDIHLTGGTCALNPGSHMFIQAQSEVKLGLHHLYRSKRDVVSETKFVELVIVADHEEVQRYPDLHQLQTRMLEVANQVDAFFRPLNVRVALVGVEVWNQKNMITMDRDASITLERFLRWRQTELLPRLQHDSAQLVTKSLFLNSAVGMAVQNSICSPSLSGGVNVDHSVSILGVASTMAHELGHSLGLAHDPPGGNCPCPGQPPAKSCIMEAATAFLPGLSFSSCSKEALEKALLRGAGGCLFSRPPRLAPRPPRCGNLFVEPGEQCDCGFWEECSDPCCNASSCQLMPGAQCASDGLCCQDCQLRPVGWLCRPVRGDCDLPEFCSGDSAQCPLDVSLGDGEPCAGGKAVCAAGHCASYIAQCQALWGPGARPATAFCLQAANTRGDSFGNCGKQYNGSYVPCAHRDASCGQLQCQGGSVHPLLGTAQDTLTETIEANGTRQTCRWTHLDLGSDVAQPFLALMGTACAPGQVCIDQQCQSVKLLGAEECRSKCHGHGVCNSNGHCHCDQGWAPPDCSNQGFGGSVDSGALGQQPKANGSLTTGLLLSLLLLALLMLLGACYWHRTHLRQRLCQFKGTSSQYRASPSGPPERPGPPQRTQATELQLMPSTKSGALGHPDPPSRPLPPDPMPKRLQSQGPAKPPPPRKPLPSYPQGRLLSGERPDEDSSVPLVVPSRPAPPPPTASGAALRV from the exons ATGCGGCTGGCGCTGCTCTGGGCACTGGGGCTCCTGGGCGCCGGGAGTCCTATGCCCTCGGGGCCCCTCTTGGACACAG GTCAAATGAGGGAGCAACTCCGGCTGCCAGAGGGGCTGCCTAGAGGGTACCCAGAGCCGCAGGTTTTTCAGGGCAACCTCACTCTCAATCTCTCAGAAGCACTCCAG GACAGGCTTCCTGAGAAATTACAGATCAGTCTAGAGCTGGAGGGTAAGAGCCACATCTTGGAGCTGCAACAGAATGG GGAGCTGATCCCAGACACCCCAACCCTTGTGTGGTACCAGCCTGATGGCACCCAAGTGGTAAATGAGGGAGACACTCTG GAGAATTGTTGCTACCAAGGGACAGTACAAGACCACCCAGACTCCTGGGTGTCTGTTTGCATTTGCTCTGGACTCAG AGGGCTGGTTGTCCTATCTCCAGAGAAAGTATATACCTTAGATCCCAGGTCATCGGGAGTTACCCATATCTCCAAGATAGAAGATATTCACCTGACAGGAGGCACTTGTGCCCTGAACCCAGGATCCCATATGTTCATCCAGGCACAGTCAGAGGTCAAGCTGGGTCTGCATCATCTATATCGG aGTAAACGAGATGTGGTATCAGAGACAAAGTTTGTGGAGCTGGTGATTGTGGCTGACCATGAGGAG GTGCAGAGATACCCAGACCTCCACCAACTACAGACCCGTATGCTAGAAGTGGCTAACCAAGTAGATGCG TTCTTTAGGCCCCTGAATGTACGGGTGGCATTGGTGGGCGTGGAAGTCTGGAACCAGAAAAATATGATCACAATGGACAGAGATGCAAGCATCACCCTGGAACGCTTTCTCCGCTGGCGTCAGACAGAGCTGCTCCCTCGACTACAGCATGACAGTGCCCAGCTGGTCAC GAAGAGCCTGTTTCTGAACTCTGCAGTGGGTATGGCGGTACAGAACTCCATCTGCTCTCCAAGCCTCTCAGGGGGTGTGAATGTG GACCATTCAGTGAGCATTCTAGGTGTGGCATCCACCATGGCCCATGAGCTGGGACACAGCCTGGGCCTTGCACATGACCCCCCAGGAGGTAACTGCCCATGTCCAGGCCAGCCTCCTGCTAAGAGCTGTATCATGGAGGCTGCCACAGC aTTCCTGCCTGGTCTGAGTTTTAGCAGCTGCAGCAAAGAAGCTTTGGAAAAGGCACTTCTGAGGGGAGCAGGTGGTTGCCTCTTTTCTCGGCCACCTCGGCTGGCCCCTCGCCCTCCTCGATGTGGGAACCTATTTGTGGAGCCTGGCGAGCAGTGTGACTGTGGCTTCTGGGAG GAGTGTTCTGATCCCTGCTGTAATGCCTCCAGCTGCCAGCTGATGCCTGGGGCTCAATGTGCTTCAGATGGTCTCTGTTGTCAAGATTGCCAG TTGCGCCCAGTGGGATGGTTATGCCGCCCAGTTCGGGGGGACTGTGACCTGCCTGAGTTTTGCTCAGGGGACAGCGCCCAGTGTCCTTTAGATGTCAGCCTGGGGGATGGTGAACCCTGTGCAGGGGGCAAAGCTGTCTGTGCTGCTGGGCACTGTGCTTCTTACATTGCCCAGTGCCAGGCACTCTGGGGTCCTGGTGCCCGCCCTGCAACTGCTTTCTGTCTCCAAGCTGCCAACACACGAGGAGATAGCTTTGGGAACTGTGGGAAACAGTACAATGGCAGTTATGTGCCATGTGCCCATCG AGATGCCAGCTGTGGGCAACTCCAATGCCAAGGTGGTAGTGTCCACCCTCTATTGGGCACTGCTCAAGATACTCTCACAGAGACCATTGAGGCCAATGGAACACGCCAGACCTGCCGATGGACACATCTAGACCTGGGCAGTGATGTGGCCCAGCCCTTTCTGGCCCTAATGGGCACTGCTTGTGCCCCTGGCCAG GTATGCATTGACCAGCAATGTCAGTCAGTGAAACTTCTGGGGGCAGAGGAATGTCGGAGCAAGTGCCATGGGCATGGg GTCTGCAACAGCAATGGACATTGCCACTGTGACCAGGGCTGGGCACCACCTGATTGCTCcaaccaaggctttgggggcagTGTGGACAGTGGGGCTCTGGGCCAGCAGCCAAAAG CAAATGGGAGCCTGACTACAGGATTGCTCCTCAGTCTCCTCCTTCTGGCCCTGTTGATGCTTCTTGGAGCTTGCTATTGGCACCGTACCCATCTGCGCCAGAGACTCTGCCAGTTTAAGGGAACCAGTTCCCAATATAG GGCATCCCCATCTGGTCCCCCTGAGCGTCCAGGTCCACCTCAGAGAACTCAGGCAACAGAACTCCAGCTGATGCCTAGCACCAAG TCTGGTGCTCTTGGTCACCCTGACCCCCCTTCCCGGCCGCTCCCGCCAGACCCTATGCCCAAGAGACTACAG TCTCAGGGGCCTGCtaagcccccacctcccaggaaGCCGCTGCCCTCCTACCCCCAGGGACGGCTTCTCTCAGGTGAAAGGCCCGATGAAGACAGCTCGGTGCCACTGGTCGTGCCCTCTAG ACCAGCACCTCCTCCCCCTACGGCCTCTGGGGCAGCTCTACGCGTCTGA
- the ADAM15 gene encoding disintegrin and metalloproteinase domain-containing protein 15 isoform X13, giving the protein MRLALLWALGLLGAGSPMPSGPLLDTGQMREQLRLPEGLPRGYPEPQVFQGNLTLNLSEALQDRLPEKLQISLELEGKSHILELQQNGELIPDTPTLVWYQPDGTQVVNEGDTLENCCYQGTVQDHPDSWVSVCICSGLRGLVVLSPEKVYTLDPRSSGVTHISKIEDIHLTGGTCALNPGSHMFIQAQSEVKLGLHHLYRSKRDVVSETKFVELVIVADHEEVQRYPDLHQLQTRMLEVANQVDAFFRPLNVRVALVGVEVWNQKNMITMDRDASITLERFLRWRQTELLPRLQHDSAQLVTKSLFLNSAVGMAVQNSICSPSLSGGVNVDHSVSILGVASTMAHELGHSLGLAHDPPGGNCPCPGQPPAKSCIMEAATAFLPGLSFSSCSKEALEKALLRGAGGCLFSRPPRLAPRPPRCGNLFVEPGEQCDCGFWEECSDPCCNASSCQLMPGAQCASDGLCCQDCQLRPVGWLCRPVRGDCDLPEFCSGDSAQCPLDVSLGDGEPCAGGKAVCAAGHCASYIAQCQALWGPGARPATAFCLQAANTRGDSFGNCGKQYNGSYVPCAHRDASCGQLQCQGGSVHPLLGTAQDTLTETIEANGTRQTCRWTHLDLGSDVAQPFLALMGTACAPGQVCIDQQCQSVKLLGAEECRSKCHGHGVCNSNGHCHCDQGWAPPDCSNQGFGGSVDSGALGQQPKANGSLTTGLLLSLLLLALLMLLGACYWHRTHLRQRLCQFKGTSSQYRDTAVAHVRFLHGGVCANGYSLRGLLSPHLPGSRCPPTPRDGFSQVKGPMKTARCHWSCPLDQHLLPLRPLGQLYASDLILGR; this is encoded by the exons ATGCGGCTGGCGCTGCTCTGGGCACTGGGGCTCCTGGGCGCCGGGAGTCCTATGCCCTCGGGGCCCCTCTTGGACACAG GTCAAATGAGGGAGCAACTCCGGCTGCCAGAGGGGCTGCCTAGAGGGTACCCAGAGCCGCAGGTTTTTCAGGGCAACCTCACTCTCAATCTCTCAGAAGCACTCCAG GACAGGCTTCCTGAGAAATTACAGATCAGTCTAGAGCTGGAGGGTAAGAGCCACATCTTGGAGCTGCAACAGAATGG GGAGCTGATCCCAGACACCCCAACCCTTGTGTGGTACCAGCCTGATGGCACCCAAGTGGTAAATGAGGGAGACACTCTG GAGAATTGTTGCTACCAAGGGACAGTACAAGACCACCCAGACTCCTGGGTGTCTGTTTGCATTTGCTCTGGACTCAG AGGGCTGGTTGTCCTATCTCCAGAGAAAGTATATACCTTAGATCCCAGGTCATCGGGAGTTACCCATATCTCCAAGATAGAAGATATTCACCTGACAGGAGGCACTTGTGCCCTGAACCCAGGATCCCATATGTTCATCCAGGCACAGTCAGAGGTCAAGCTGGGTCTGCATCATCTATATCGG aGTAAACGAGATGTGGTATCAGAGACAAAGTTTGTGGAGCTGGTGATTGTGGCTGACCATGAGGAG GTGCAGAGATACCCAGACCTCCACCAACTACAGACCCGTATGCTAGAAGTGGCTAACCAAGTAGATGCG TTCTTTAGGCCCCTGAATGTACGGGTGGCATTGGTGGGCGTGGAAGTCTGGAACCAGAAAAATATGATCACAATGGACAGAGATGCAAGCATCACCCTGGAACGCTTTCTCCGCTGGCGTCAGACAGAGCTGCTCCCTCGACTACAGCATGACAGTGCCCAGCTGGTCAC GAAGAGCCTGTTTCTGAACTCTGCAGTGGGTATGGCGGTACAGAACTCCATCTGCTCTCCAAGCCTCTCAGGGGGTGTGAATGTG GACCATTCAGTGAGCATTCTAGGTGTGGCATCCACCATGGCCCATGAGCTGGGACACAGCCTGGGCCTTGCACATGACCCCCCAGGAGGTAACTGCCCATGTCCAGGCCAGCCTCCTGCTAAGAGCTGTATCATGGAGGCTGCCACAGC aTTCCTGCCTGGTCTGAGTTTTAGCAGCTGCAGCAAAGAAGCTTTGGAAAAGGCACTTCTGAGGGGAGCAGGTGGTTGCCTCTTTTCTCGGCCACCTCGGCTGGCCCCTCGCCCTCCTCGATGTGGGAACCTATTTGTGGAGCCTGGCGAGCAGTGTGACTGTGGCTTCTGGGAG GAGTGTTCTGATCCCTGCTGTAATGCCTCCAGCTGCCAGCTGATGCCTGGGGCTCAATGTGCTTCAGATGGTCTCTGTTGTCAAGATTGCCAG TTGCGCCCAGTGGGATGGTTATGCCGCCCAGTTCGGGGGGACTGTGACCTGCCTGAGTTTTGCTCAGGGGACAGCGCCCAGTGTCCTTTAGATGTCAGCCTGGGGGATGGTGAACCCTGTGCAGGGGGCAAAGCTGTCTGTGCTGCTGGGCACTGTGCTTCTTACATTGCCCAGTGCCAGGCACTCTGGGGTCCTGGTGCCCGCCCTGCAACTGCTTTCTGTCTCCAAGCTGCCAACACACGAGGAGATAGCTTTGGGAACTGTGGGAAACAGTACAATGGCAGTTATGTGCCATGTGCCCATCG AGATGCCAGCTGTGGGCAACTCCAATGCCAAGGTGGTAGTGTCCACCCTCTATTGGGCACTGCTCAAGATACTCTCACAGAGACCATTGAGGCCAATGGAACACGCCAGACCTGCCGATGGACACATCTAGACCTGGGCAGTGATGTGGCCCAGCCCTTTCTGGCCCTAATGGGCACTGCTTGTGCCCCTGGCCAG GTATGCATTGACCAGCAATGTCAGTCAGTGAAACTTCTGGGGGCAGAGGAATGTCGGAGCAAGTGCCATGGGCATGGg GTCTGCAACAGCAATGGACATTGCCACTGTGACCAGGGCTGGGCACCACCTGATTGCTCcaaccaaggctttgggggcagTGTGGACAGTGGGGCTCTGGGCCAGCAGCCAAAAG CAAATGGGAGCCTGACTACAGGATTGCTCCTCAGTCTCCTCCTTCTGGCCCTGTTGATGCTTCTTGGAGCTTGCTATTGGCACCGTACCCATCTGCGCCAGAGACTCTGCCAGTTTAAGGGAACCAGTTCCCAATATAG GGACACTGCTGTGGCCCATGTTCGATTTCTCCATGGGGGTGTCTGTGCCAATGGCTACAG TCTCAGGGGCCTGCtaagcccccacctcccaggaaGCCGCTGCCCTCCTACCCCCAGGGACGGCTTCTCTCAGGTGAAAGGCCCGATGAAGACAGCTCGGTGCCACTGGTCGTGCCCTCTAG ACCAGCACCTCCTCCCCCTACGGCCTCTGGGGCAGCTCTACGCGTCTGACCTCATCCTGGGACGGTGA